From one Triticum urartu cultivar G1812 chromosome 3, Tu2.1, whole genome shotgun sequence genomic stretch:
- the LOC125547890 gene encoding uncharacterized protein LOC125547890 translates to MGRKKGAVGGAKSVAVPVPAQTEVEVEKEAKKAAPRKRNPCPGIRAVGGRIYDPENGKTCHQCRQKTTDFAVACKQPGGKGPCSTHFCHTCLSNRYGEDAKKAAKKARWACPKCRGICNCSFCRKKKGETPTGILAHAAKATGHSSVHELLKQGSDMVAAAQTLTSLPVKIKKEQKRALGTDDDADGIVVDGDENVGTDLNAFPLSPANKKLKKGASDESTDVLKTKTELPKGTLVTNVVGAKLEADDVGSAIQFYEFCRTFAEVFQIKKGQPEKVLQVITGGSRKGRVVPSVVADLHISLLSVLQEDRGENPLDYSRDGDAWITETGRYISESTVISKELPLDCLNQGVSGYKKLSPSLKLHVLNFLCDETLSTATLRGLIVKQDEGATERKIAAREKIRAAKEKEKELKERLKNEMDKSMFLRKGEEIKSLISQIKELNEDKEAAVDDEKLGDLLRTKPVRKDKGVAYWKFDGYYKKTSIMRQEFDTTGNNDKWFMFTEEEEKVIGDHLAPRSQLQCKSHTQA, encoded by the exons ATGGGGAGGAAGAAGGGCGCCGTCGGCGGCGCGAAGAGCGTGGCCGTGCCCGTGCCGGCGCAGACGGAGGTGGAGGTTGAGAAGGAGGCCAAGAAAGCGGCTCCGAGGAAGCGCAACCCGTGCCCCGGAATCCGCGCCGTCGGCGGCCGGATCTACGACCCGGAGAACGGCAAGACCTGCCACCAG TGCCGTCAGAAAACAACGGACTTTGCGGTGGCCTGCAAGCAGCCCGGGGGGAAGGGGCCCTGCTCAACCCACTTCTGCCACACGTGCCTGTCCAACAG GTATGGCGAGGACGCGAAGAAGGCGGCCAAGAAGGCGCGCTGGGCCTGCCCCAAATGCAGGGGCATCTGCAACTGCAGCTTCTGCAG AAAGAAGAAAGGGGAGACTCCCACAGGGATACTGGCCCATGCCGCCAAGGCGACAGGGCACTCTTCCGTCCATGAGCTGCTGAAACAGGGCTCGGACATGGTGGCCGCTGCACAGACGCTGACCTCGCTCcccgtgaagatcaagaag GAACAAAAGAGGGCCCTAGGGACAGATGATGATGCCGATGGAATAGTGGTTGATGGGGATGAGAATGTAGGGACTGATCTCAATGCATTTCCTTTATCTCCTGCCAACAAGAAGCTGAAGAAGGGCGCTTCTGATGAGAGCACTGATGTGCTCAAGACCAAAACTGAGCTACCCAAAGGTACTCTGGTCACTAATGTTGTAGGGGCCAAGCTGGAGGCCGACGATGTTGGGTCTGCGATTCAGTTTTATGAATTCTGCCGCACATTTGCTGAG GTGTTTCAAATAAAGAAGGGACAGCCTGAAAAAGTTCTTCAAGTCATAACTGGAGGAAGCCGTAAAGGCCGAGTGGTGCCTTCAGTTGTTGCTGATCTTCACATTAGTTTGCTGTCTGTCCTCCAAGAAGACAGAGGAGAGAA CCCTTTGGACTATTCAAGAGATGGGGATGCTTGGATAACTGAGACTGGCAGATATATTAGTGAATCCACAGTTATCTCGAAGGAACTACCTCTTGACTGTTTAAACCAAGGGGTATCAGGATATAAAAAGTTGAGCCCTTCTTTAAAGCTCCATGTGCTGAATTTTCTGTGTGATGAGACCCTTTCTACTGC AACATTAAGGGGCTTGATTGTCAAACAAGATGAAGGTGCCACTGAGAGAAAGATTGCTGCAAGAGAAAAAATCCGTGCTGCGAAGGAAAAG GAAAAAGAGCTTAAAGAAAGACTAAAGAATGAGATGGATAAATCAATGTTTCTGAGAAAAGGAGAAGAAATTAAGAGTCTCATTTCTCAAATTAAGGAGTTAAATGAAGACAAGGAGGCAGCAGTAGATG ATGAGAAGCTGGGAGATCTACTTAGGACAAAGCCTGTCAGGAAAGACAAAGGGGTTGCATACTGGAAGTTTGATGGTTATTACAAGAAGACCTCAATAATGCGCCAAG AGTTTGACACAACAGGGAACAATGACAAGTGGTTTATGTTCACTGAGGAAGAAGAAAAAGTAATTGGAGATCATTTGGCCCCAAG GTCCCAACTTCAGTGCAAGAGTCATACCCAGGCATGA